A window of the Sporosarcina sp. FSL K6-2383 genome harbors these coding sequences:
- a CDS encoding glycosyltransferase, with the protein MDKEGDLQIKLSVVIITKNEERNIIKCLDSVYESLNEITINYEVIIVDSNSSDQTIERVISSRVKYKNLKVISIIESSQYSASLGRSIGTDQSRGTHLLFLDGDMELHKDFLEKSLKLLKNQTVNCIGIIGKRNDVICFSDGTFQYRENVYNIKNDRKAIHFGGALLIDKNALITVGGYDENIIASEEPELFLRLKKRGFWIKEISVEMVTHHIAAEEKTSIVSRIINNRSIGIGQAFRSSFQKKTILELFSHTPLNKFLIPFIFDLTSLLLLISFFFIAEIKLLYIAILIQLISFIVSVLNKGFKKYIYVKLNFFNILKGCLYKKETLFKLEKIVD; encoded by the coding sequence TTGGATAAAGAAGGAGATTTACAAATCAAACTTTCTGTAGTAATAATCACCAAAAATGAAGAAAGAAATATTATTAAATGTTTAGATTCTGTTTATGAGAGCTTGAATGAGATAACTATTAATTATGAAGTTATAATTGTAGATAGTAATTCTTCAGATCAAACAATTGAAAGAGTTATTTCAAGTCGTGTAAAATATAAAAATTTAAAAGTAATTAGTATTATCGAAAGTTCCCAATATTCAGCGTCTTTAGGGAGATCTATAGGGACTGATCAATCGAGGGGAACCCATCTTTTATTTCTGGATGGTGATATGGAATTGCATAAGGACTTTTTAGAAAAATCTCTGAAATTATTAAAAAATCAAACTGTTAATTGTATAGGTATTATAGGAAAGCGAAATGATGTTATTTGCTTTTCAGACGGCACTTTTCAGTATAGAGAAAATGTATATAACATTAAGAATGATAGAAAAGCTATACATTTCGGTGGCGCATTATTGATAGATAAAAATGCTCTAATAACTGTAGGAGGGTATGATGAAAATATTATTGCTTCTGAGGAACCAGAACTTTTTTTAAGGCTTAAAAAAAGGGGGTTTTGGATCAAAGAAATATCAGTTGAAATGGTGACGCATCATATTGCTGCTGAGGAAAAGACTTCTATTGTTTCTAGAATTATAAATAATAGAAGTATTGGAATAGGTCAAGCTTTTAGATCCAGTTTTCAAAAAAAAACAATTTTAGAGTTATTTAGTCATACTCCTTTGAATAAATTTCTTATACCATTTATATTTGATTTAACATCTTTATTATTATTAATTTCATTTTTTTTTATAGCAGAAATTAAGTTGCTTTATATTGCGATACTAATCCAATTAATATCTTTTATAGTATCAGTTTTAAATAAAGGGTTCAAAAAGTATATTTATGTAAAGTTAAACTTTTTTAACATTTTAAAAGGCTGTTTATATAAAAAAGAAACTTTATTTAAATTAGAGAAGATTGTTGATTAA